In one window of Thermodesulfobacteriota bacterium DNA:
- a CDS encoding type II secretion system protein GspJ gives MVEKVQEGFFQHPVRNSGFTLIEVLVALAVGSIALLSLYGVLMSVLGAGERTGSSLERDLEAGMFLDRLSGEVNSAYFSPEDPRSAFSGKTRSGASALEFTYYSSFSSRPQRGVAPSTDLMAIGYFAKHGEGGLALYRETWNPLIGERFVSEALSGIEAFELSYSNGTSWANAWEATLEKKLPLAVRARVVFRDGREFTALSRTMIR, from the coding sequence GTGGTTGAAAAAGTCCAGGAAGGATTTTTTCAACATCCTGTTAGGAATAGCGGGTTTACGCTCATAGAGGTGCTCGTTGCGCTCGCTGTCGGCTCTATTGCGCTCCTTTCGCTTTACGGCGTCCTCATGAGCGTACTCGGCGCGGGCGAAAGGACCGGTAGTTCGCTCGAGAGGGACCTGGAGGCCGGGATGTTCCTTGATAGGCTTTCGGGCGAGGTCAACTCCGCGTACTTCAGCCCCGAAGATCCCCGTTCCGCCTTTTCCGGGAAGACGAGGTCAGGGGCTTCTGCCCTGGAGTTCACATATTATTCATCTTTCTCATCAAGGCCTCAAAGGGGGGTAGCCCCTTCCACGGACCTAATGGCAATAGGCTACTTCGCTAAGCATGGGGAAGGGGGGCTTGCCCTTTACAGGGAGACGTGGAACCCGCTTATAGGCGAAAGGTTCGTCTCGGAGGCGCTCTCCGGCATCGAGGCTTTCGAGTTGAGCTACAGTAACGGCACGTCCTGGGCCAACGCATGGGAGGCTACACTTGAAAAGAAGCTCCCCCTTGCCGTAAGGGCCAGGGTGGTCTTTAGGGACGGAAGGGAGTTTACCGCCCTTTCGAGGACCATGATAAGATGA
- the gspK gene encoding type II secretion system minor pseudopilin GspK — MNSPSRKRSAAVSGVRRPVEGGFVLIAALVILAVLAAIVTEFVYRVHVSTSRASNFAEGQRAALLAGKGVELAQEALKEMLKSGPNIAIDKDGLLFTASEGGASVVVRVHDELGKASLRTVYPNGVENGRTHAVFSRLLEGLGIKGREGLEDALADWIDGDDQPRAYGAEGPEHYLRLKSPYEARNGYPGSIGELLMIKGFSPEVLSMLKPFVSPYNTDGLINVNTAPLEVLLALSDEMTEELARNLIKRRMERPFRDRSEIMKVPGFEEAGYGLMDGIKVESRIFSVHSRATSGEVSREIEAVFEAEKGVLYWRRL, encoded by the coding sequence ATGAACTCTCCCTCGCGGAAGAGGAGCGCCGCCGTGAGCGGGGTGCGGAGACCGGTGGAGGGCGGTTTTGTACTTATAGCCGCGCTCGTTATCCTCGCGGTACTCGCGGCTATCGTGACGGAGTTCGTCTACAGGGTGCACGTCTCCACATCCAGGGCCTCGAATTTCGCGGAGGGACAGAGGGCCGCTCTCCTGGCCGGCAAGGGGGTCGAGCTAGCCCAAGAGGCCCTTAAAGAGATGCTCAAGTCCGGGCCGAATATCGCGATTGATAAGGACGGGCTCCTCTTTACCGCCTCGGAAGGGGGGGCGTCGGTAGTCGTAAGGGTGCATGACGAGCTTGGAAAGGCCTCGTTACGGACGGTCTACCCCAACGGTGTCGAAAACGGCAGGACGCACGCGGTATTCTCAAGGCTCCTTGAAGGGTTGGGGATAAAGGGCCGCGAAGGGCTTGAGGACGCCCTGGCGGACTGGATCGACGGCGACGACCAGCCGAGGGCATACGGGGCAGAGGGCCCTGAGCATTACCTGAGGCTCAAATCACCCTATGAGGCGAGGAACGGGTATCCGGGCTCCATTGGAGAGCTCCTGATGATAAAGGGCTTTTCGCCCGAGGTGCTTTCAATGCTAAAGCCCTTTGTTTCGCCCTATAATACTGACGGGCTCATTAACGTGAACACCGCCCCATTGGAGGTGCTGCTCGCCCTTTCGGATGAGATGACCGAAGAGCTCGCCAGAAACCTCATAAAGCGGAGGATGGAGAGGCCTTTCAGGGACAGGTCCGAAATAATGAAAGTGCCGGGTTTCGAGGAGGCAGGCTACGGGCTCATGGACGGCATAAAAGTTGAGAGCCGGATATTCAGCGTCCATTCGAGGGCCACGTCAGGCGAGGTCTCGCGGGAGATAGAGGCGGTCTTCGAGGCAGAAAAGGGCGTCCTCTACTGGAGAAGGCTTTAG
- a CDS encoding PilZ domain-containing protein, with protein MYSTSARCPYCGFEGKSEGRDKRKDIRARVAKECVLTAEKGSIRAKVVDICERGIGVLAMDDIPVGDTFRVAVDDFDLQAKAIVVWKTSFGGGPARAGLKFV; from the coding sequence TTGTATTCAACTTCTGCCAGGTGCCCTTACTGCGGCTTCGAAGGCAAATCCGAGGGGCGGGATAAAAGGAAGGACATAAGGGCAAGGGTGGCCAAGGAGTGCGTCCTCACCGCTGAAAAGGGAAGCATAAGGGCCAAGGTAGTTGACATATGCGAGCGCGGGATAGGCGTCCTCGCAATGGACGATATACCGGTGGGAGATACCTTCAGGGTCGCGGTCGATGATTTTGACCTGCAGGCAAAGGCAATCGTAGTCTGGAAGACCAGCTTTGGAGGGGGGCCTGCTAGGGCCGGGCTGAAATTCGTCTAA
- a CDS encoding choice-of-anchor N protein, translated as MFAKLKYIVLAVLAASVVALTPSTSRALPALQLDIEGGSYDYSTKTIVANDDVFTLYAYLNPSRYNDISDSFYLSIAVLPSLEYSDEGASLGSFTINGTTINVTSDMTYGTPPIDETYLNLAETNDWDTGDLEQHEVFPTYFYEYGFYFNEDEMTQVYDTMYRAMDGFKTYLDGEMYYAAFSIDTRLLDPEYVIHFDFYNSKVKKTGDDVDITMFAKFSHDAESRRVPEPGTLILLGSGLVGAYLHGRLRRKKS; from the coding sequence ATGTTCGCCAAGCTCAAGTATATAGTATTAGCCGTGCTGGCCGCTTCGGTTGTGGCGCTGACGCCTTCCACGAGCCGGGCCCTTCCGGCCCTTCAGCTCGATATCGAGGGAGGCAGCTACGATTACAGCACAAAGACCATCGTAGCAAACGACGATGTTTTCACATTGTATGCATATCTCAATCCGAGCAGATATAATGATATTTCGGATTCGTTTTACCTTTCTATAGCCGTACTGCCGTCACTCGAGTATTCCGATGAGGGTGCGAGCCTGGGCTCGTTCACAATAAACGGAACCACCATAAACGTCACATCGGATATGACATACGGTACCCCGCCAATTGACGAAACATATCTGAACCTGGCTGAGACAAACGATTGGGACACCGGAGACCTGGAACAACACGAGGTCTTTCCGACCTACTTCTACGAGTATGGGTTCTATTTCAATGAAGATGAAATGACTCAGGTATATGACACTATGTACAGGGCCATGGACGGATTCAAGACTTACCTGGACGGCGAAATGTACTACGCGGCGTTCTCTATAGACACGAGGCTTCTGGACCCTGAGTATGTTATACATTTCGACTTTTATAACAGCAAGGTGAAAAAAACCGGCGATGACGTGGACATTACAATGTTCGCCAAATTTTCACATGACGCTGAATCCAGGAGGGTCCCGGAGCCAGGCACCCTCATACTCCTCGGGAGCGGACTTGTCGGAGCCTATCTGCACGGCCGCCTCAGAAGGAAAAAGAGCTGA
- a CDS encoding tetratricopeptide repeat protein: MLSALRVVFPLILAFSFLSCGLGADRKFENHMRKGKASMEAAKYREAVLEFKNASKANPDSAEARYLLGTALMSSGGAQNMQLAYREFGAAADLDPGLMDAQLKMGEFMLLLRDFDGAREKARLVLGAEPERFEAKMLLSGALAAGGDHASALSILDELIASRPGDMKTYMAAASIHMSRKDLRRAEAVLRRAVEADSGSLEARIALADIYLGQGKRDEAQAEMEKAVELNMESQDALLALGSFYHATGRPGEAENTFNSAIRLKPESPKGYIALSDFLAASGRKPEEAAEVLEKGIQKSGDLALRKKLSALRIDTGALKEAGEEIESILEKSPRDHEGLFLRGKLLLAKRDFQGAIGDLKASLKANPLSAQAHFALGLAYQADGNAQTAKTEFLEALRIAPGLSAARLALAAAYLGSDELRLAAEEAQKVLAKSPDHPGANLLMGDISLKEKKYKEATVFFRKTIKSAPADARGHVRLGMALELLGERKAALDAFERAYAKDPRLLNVLSMITSIHIAEKNAGKALARVGSELERYPDNPHLHHLLGRLYMLTKDSSRAEDHFKKTLRLKSDLIAVYLDLGSLYALRGSLDEAVRQYNEAVRLDPDLVSGHMMLAVLHEKEGRKKEAVASYKKALEINPSFVPAANNLAWLYAEGEGNIDVALSLAETAKSLAPEDPNVSDTLGWIYYKKGVYMKAISLLRESAEKEPDNPVIRYHLGMAYHKKGDAALAERELKKALGLKGDFQGSEEAREVLGNLK; encoded by the coding sequence ATGCTATCAGCGCTCAGAGTTGTTTTCCCGCTCATCCTGGCTTTTTCGTTCCTGTCTTGCGGGCTGGGAGCTGACAGGAAATTCGAAAACCACATGCGGAAGGGAAAGGCGAGCATGGAGGCCGCAAAATACAGGGAAGCCGTCCTTGAATTCAAGAACGCCTCAAAGGCAAACCCTGATAGCGCGGAGGCGCGCTATCTTCTTGGGACGGCCCTCATGTCCTCAGGCGGGGCCCAGAACATGCAGCTCGCGTACAGGGAATTCGGCGCCGCGGCAGACCTTGACCCGGGGCTCATGGACGCGCAGCTTAAAATGGGTGAGTTCATGCTTCTTTTGCGTGATTTCGATGGCGCCAGGGAAAAGGCCCGGCTCGTCCTTGGAGCGGAACCTGAAAGGTTCGAGGCGAAGATGCTCCTTTCCGGCGCGCTGGCGGCAGGCGGCGACCATGCATCGGCGCTCTCGATACTCGACGAGCTTATCGCGTCGAGGCCTGGCGATATGAAGACGTACATGGCCGCGGCATCCATCCACATGTCAAGAAAAGACCTGAGGAGGGCCGAGGCGGTACTGAGGAGGGCAGTCGAGGCCGATTCCGGCTCCCTGGAGGCCCGCATCGCCCTGGCAGATATTTACCTCGGGCAGGGGAAGAGGGACGAGGCCCAGGCTGAGATGGAAAAGGCGGTGGAACTCAACATGGAGAGCCAGGACGCTCTTCTGGCCCTCGGCTCGTTTTACCATGCCACAGGCAGGCCGGGCGAGGCTGAAAACACCTTCAATTCCGCCATTCGTCTAAAGCCTGAAAGCCCGAAAGGCTATATCGCGCTTTCGGATTTCCTGGCCGCTTCGGGCAGGAAACCGGAAGAGGCGGCCGAGGTCCTGGAAAAAGGCATACAGAAGAGCGGCGACCTGGCCCTGAGGAAAAAGCTTTCGGCCCTGAGGATAGATACGGGCGCCCTCAAAGAGGCAGGGGAGGAGATCGAATCCATACTTGAAAAGAGCCCGAGGGACCACGAAGGGCTATTTCTAAGGGGCAAGCTCCTACTTGCCAAGCGGGATTTCCAGGGCGCGATAGGCGACCTCAAGGCCTCTTTGAAGGCAAACCCCCTCTCCGCGCAGGCCCATTTCGCTCTTGGGCTCGCGTATCAGGCGGACGGGAACGCGCAGACGGCCAAAACCGAGTTCCTCGAGGCACTCAGGATTGCACCGGGGCTTTCCGCCGCGAGGCTTGCGCTCGCCGCAGCCTATCTGGGCTCCGACGAGCTTCGCCTCGCCGCCGAGGAGGCTCAAAAAGTCCTCGCGAAGAGCCCCGACCACCCTGGTGCGAACCTCCTCATGGGGGACATTTCCTTAAAAGAGAAGAAGTATAAAGAGGCAACGGTCTTTTTCAGAAAAACCATCAAATCGGCCCCGGCGGACGCAAGGGGGCATGTCCGTCTCGGCATGGCGCTTGAGCTCCTCGGCGAGCGCAAGGCAGCGCTTGACGCTTTCGAACGCGCGTACGCGAAAGACCCGAGACTGCTGAATGTGCTATCAATGATAACCTCGATCCATATTGCCGAAAAGAACGCGGGCAAGGCCCTGGCCAGGGTCGGCTCGGAGCTTGAGAGATATCCGGACAACCCCCACTTGCACCATCTGCTTGGCCGCCTTTACATGCTCACGAAGGATTCAAGCAGAGCGGAAGACCATTTCAAGAAAACGCTCCGGCTCAAAAGCGACCTTATTGCAGTTTACCTGGACCTGGGAAGCCTGTACGCGCTCAGGGGCTCGCTGGACGAGGCTGTCAGGCAATACAATGAGGCCGTGCGTCTGGACCCGGACCTCGTCTCCGGGCACATGATGCTGGCGGTGCTCCATGAAAAAGAAGGTCGGAAAAAAGAGGCGGTCGCGAGCTATAAAAAAGCCCTGGAAATAAACCCTTCGTTCGTGCCTGCGGCAAATAACCTGGCATGGCTGTATGCCGAGGGGGAGGGGAATATCGACGTAGCCTTATCGCTGGCCGAGACGGCGAAATCGCTGGCGCCTGAAGACCCGAACGTGTCGGACACCCTGGGCTGGATATATTACAAGAAGGGGGTCTACATGAAGGCCATTTCGCTTCTCAGGGAAAGCGCGGAAAAAGAGCCGGATAATCCCGTGATCAGATATCACCTCGGCATGGCTTACCATAAGAAAGGGGATGCCGCGCTTGCTGAAAGGGAATTGAAAAAGGCCCTGGGCCTTAAAGGCGATTTTCAGGGCTCGGAAGAGGCAAGAGAGGTGCTTGGGAATCTCAAATGA
- the gspL gene encoding type II secretion system protein GspL, with product MKDQFAIIEIAPGSVRGCVFSAPGERAASASEHFTQAGGRRDALSRLVSALQKGPGGGALKGALFLSFSPALLSIRVVEVPFEDREKINGILPFELAGSLPSDAEGFVFDNLPLGGGRAIAVGIEKALLKECLSELNGLGLDPRWAGPAAFAAPALMERLSKEGGYAALVTPEFFSVSEGGRLVFLNAYNGTDSLRLNIELLGSGGVTIDRAYSIGFGPGELAMPDMEVREGGLPEGMEGMAAIYALSLTARGRRLPGSALDLRRGEFEYTKEKSAARKKLRATLFLCALISILGISDLYIRYLAASDELASYRSALRSAYLGLFPGEGGASDELYQMEVKMKLIDGEARVLGGVRPAEVMRRLAATAPKGAGIVINELHVGEERISAKGEAASFEAANGLKDALSKNGAFKEVLLTDLKAKAGGGAIFTLSMKEGGE from the coding sequence GTGAAAGACCAGTTCGCGATAATCGAGATCGCGCCCGGATCTGTAAGGGGCTGCGTCTTTAGCGCCCCTGGCGAGAGGGCGGCCTCGGCTTCCGAGCATTTTACGCAGGCGGGAGGCAGGAGGGACGCGCTCTCCCGACTTGTATCGGCCCTCCAGAAGGGCCCCGGTGGAGGGGCCTTGAAAGGAGCTCTTTTCCTTAGCTTTTCCCCTGCGCTCTTAAGCATAAGGGTCGTTGAGGTCCCGTTCGAGGACCGCGAAAAGATAAACGGGATACTACCCTTCGAGCTTGCGGGCTCTCTGCCGTCTGACGCGGAGGGGTTCGTATTCGACAACCTGCCGCTCGGAGGCGGCAGGGCAATTGCCGTTGGCATTGAAAAGGCGCTTCTGAAAGAGTGCCTTTCCGAGCTCAACGGGCTTGGCCTGGACCCGCGCTGGGCCGGCCCCGCGGCATTTGCGGCCCCGGCCCTCATGGAAAGGCTCTCGAAGGAGGGCGGGTACGCCGCCCTTGTGACCCCCGAGTTTTTTTCCGTTTCAGAAGGGGGTAGGCTCGTTTTCCTCAATGCCTATAACGGGACAGATTCCCTGAGGCTCAATATCGAGCTATTGGGCTCCGGCGGGGTTACGATAGACAGGGCCTATTCGATAGGGTTCGGCCCCGGTGAGCTCGCGATGCCTGATATGGAAGTACGGGAAGGAGGCCTGCCCGAAGGCATGGAGGGGATGGCGGCAATCTACGCCCTCTCTCTAACGGCAAGGGGGAGGCGGCTTCCGGGGTCTGCCCTGGACTTAAGGCGCGGGGAGTTCGAGTACACGAAGGAGAAAAGCGCCGCAAGAAAAAAGCTGAGGGCAACGCTTTTCCTGTGCGCTCTCATCTCGATTTTGGGAATATCGGACCTCTATATTAGATACCTTGCCGCATCGGACGAGCTAGCTTCCTACAGGAGCGCCCTCAGGTCGGCGTATCTGGGCCTTTTCCCCGGGGAGGGCGGCGCATCTGACGAGCTCTACCAGATGGAAGTGAAGATGAAGCTCATTGACGGCGAGGCCCGCGTCCTCGGAGGCGTGCGGCCCGCCGAGGTAATGAGGAGGCTCGCCGCCACTGCGCCGAAGGGTGCGGGGATAGTCATAAACGAGCTCCATGTCGGGGAGGAGAGGATAAGCGCAAAGGGGGAGGCGGCCTCGTTCGAGGCGGCGAACGGGCTTAAGGACGCGCTCTCGAAGAACGGCGCGTTCAAGGAAGTGCTCCTTACGGACCTCAAGGCAAAGGCCGGCGGAGGGGCAATATTCACACTCTCTATGAAGGAGGGCGGCGAGTGA
- a CDS encoding choice-of-anchor N protein, producing the protein MLAKIKYSMLAVAAVLMLGFKPTVSHAVPALQLDIEGGSYDFTTETIVANSDPFTLYAFLSTNNYNLLSDSFYLSVAVLPSLEYDPAGFDLGSFSLNGTSYNVTSDMYYGTPPVEEYYNTFDGGDLAPHGVFPTYFYEHEFQFDGNDTTARYNTQDRAITGTIDTENGLMYYVSFSIDTTRLASDYVLHFDLYNTKVKRGGDIDISMFAPFSHDAESSRKVPEPGTLILLGSGLVGFYVHGRMRKKRS; encoded by the coding sequence ATGCTTGCCAAGATAAAATATTCCATGCTGGCCGTGGCCGCCGTTCTGATGCTGGGGTTCAAGCCGACCGTAAGCCATGCGGTCCCTGCCCTGCAGCTCGATATAGAAGGGGGGAGCTATGATTTCACAACAGAGACTATAGTGGCCAACTCCGACCCCTTCACGCTTTACGCCTTCCTGAGCACAAATAACTATAACCTCTTGAGCGATTCGTTCTATCTCTCGGTCGCTGTCCTGCCGTCGCTCGAGTATGACCCGGCCGGCTTTGACCTGGGGTCTTTCAGCCTCAACGGGACAAGCTACAATGTAACTTCTGACATGTATTACGGGACCCCGCCAGTCGAGGAGTACTATAACACCTTCGACGGAGGCGACCTGGCGCCCCACGGCGTTTTCCCGACCTACTTCTACGAGCACGAGTTCCAGTTCGACGGGAACGACACTACCGCCAGGTACAATACCCAGGACCGGGCTATCACAGGGACAATCGACACTGAAAACGGCCTCATGTATTACGTTTCATTCTCAATCGACACCACCCGGCTTGCCTCCGACTATGTCCTCCACTTCGACCTTTACAACACGAAGGTTAAAAGGGGTGGCGACATCGATATCTCCATGTTTGCCCCGTTCTCGCACGATGCGGAGTCTTCAAGGAAGGTGCCTGAGCCCGGCACCCTCATACTCCTCGGAAGCGGCCTCGTAGGCTTCTATGTGCACGGCCGCATGAGAAAAAAGAGGAGCTGA
- the cysC gene encoding adenylyl-sulfate kinase has product MQRGYTIWFTGLSGAGKTTLSNLLHHKLQENGITNIEILDGDIVRTHLSKGLGFTKEDRDTNIRRIGWVAHLLTKHRVPNLVSAISPYREVRSEVRKMIEHAGGAGAFIEVFVDCPVEVCEERDVKGLYAKARKGEIKQFTGIDDPYEAPHNPEVHIRTDQLTTEEGVGLILKHLAGKGFIPEDWLSSCRAHAE; this is encoded by the coding sequence ATGCAGCGGGGTTATACGATTTGGTTCACGGGGCTTTCAGGCGCGGGCAAGACGACGCTTTCAAACCTCCTTCACCACAAGCTTCAGGAAAACGGCATCACCAATATAGAGATACTTGACGGCGACATCGTAAGGACGCACCTTTCAAAGGGGCTCGGTTTTACCAAGGAGGACAGGGATACGAACATCAGGAGGATAGGCTGGGTAGCGCACCTACTTACGAAGCACAGGGTCCCGAACCTGGTCTCGGCCATCTCGCCATATAGGGAGGTGAGGAGTGAGGTGAGAAAGATGATAGAGCACGCCGGCGGGGCGGGCGCCTTTATCGAGGTCTTTGTGGATTGTCCGGTCGAGGTCTGCGAGGAAAGGGACGTAAAGGGCCTGTACGCGAAAGCACGCAAGGGCGAGATAAAACAGTTCACTGGTATTGACGACCCATATGAGGCCCCTCACAATCCTGAAGTTCATATACGGACGGACCAGCTGACGACCGAAGAGGGAGTAGGGCTTATCCTCAAGCATCTCGCAGGTAAAGGTTTTATTCCAGAGGATTGGCTATCATCCTGTCGTGCGCATGCGGAGTGA